The following are encoded in a window of Rhodothermaceae bacterium genomic DNA:
- a CDS encoding TonB-dependent receptor, translated as MNIHSLFLVCGFVFLVHLSPAQDSTVYLPTMTVQATRQLETYATATRSIYIQQHDIVASEPGLSLQRVLRGIPGIQISERGHYALGERILIRGMGYRAAFGVRGLQAFLNGIPLTMPDGQSMLDVVDPVFIGSSELLRGPSSLFWGNASGGVLHLVNVQSSSPLRLRYMRGSYGLNHVLASTGLKLGPHQIQAYASLVEKDGYRAHSKGDFFRAGLSTRTIPSPKTILLVTLNAAIQDVLSPGSLTLEQLSFDPRQADPRYVTTAVGKASTHLQGGVTLHTQMGLGNLSATAYGIRRSLENPLTFAWSELERIAGGLYAQFQMDIGSAVGFTTGIDLRQLQDDRVRFNNDAGRRGNRTLLDQQENVGSLAVFAGLSTQLSSRVGVSAGVRLDRLQFEMMDHLHTNGDQSGSRNFTALSPSLGLSYRTTSLTWYANWSTAFETPTTTELINSPSGMGGFNSDLNPQQTRGMEVGMRGQLDDLKLKLDFALFSLRINDRLLPQQGEDGRTWYSNGGKNRHNGAELALEWPVDSPLHAQITYSYGSFIFLNDPGDGLEIPGVPAHQFHLSLHGSTSKGWSGQVVLESASEMWGNNANSAKSDGFTVLDVYLAYSDWDIGRITLHPFVRIQNILDSQYVRSLVVNAFGGRYFEPAEGRSIQGGIGISL; from the coding sequence ATGAATATCCATTCTCTCTTCCTTGTATGCGGCTTTGTATTCCTCGTCCATTTGAGCCCGGCACAAGATTCTACGGTGTATTTACCCACGATGACGGTCCAGGCGACACGGCAACTGGAAACATATGCAACGGCCACTCGAAGCATTTATATCCAACAACATGACATAGTTGCCTCCGAACCCGGTTTATCACTACAGCGTGTACTGAGAGGGATCCCCGGGATACAAATCAGTGAACGTGGCCATTATGCTCTTGGTGAGCGTATCCTCATTCGGGGAATGGGATACCGTGCCGCATTTGGAGTTCGTGGGCTGCAGGCATTTCTGAACGGGATCCCCCTCACTATGCCAGACGGTCAAAGTATGCTGGATGTAGTTGATCCAGTGTTTATTGGATCTTCCGAACTGCTTAGAGGCCCCAGCTCCCTTTTTTGGGGGAATGCCAGTGGAGGGGTTTTACACCTTGTCAATGTTCAAAGCTCTTCCCCGCTACGACTCAGGTACATGAGGGGGAGTTATGGCCTCAACCATGTGCTGGCAAGTACAGGCCTGAAACTTGGCCCTCATCAGATACAGGCCTATGCTTCACTGGTGGAAAAAGACGGATATCGAGCACATAGCAAGGGGGATTTTTTTCGCGCAGGTCTAAGCACCCGAACAATCCCCAGCCCCAAAACAATCCTCTTGGTAACACTCAACGCCGCCATCCAGGATGTTCTGTCTCCTGGTTCCCTTACACTTGAACAATTATCCTTTGACCCGAGACAGGCAGATCCCAGGTATGTAACTACAGCGGTAGGTAAAGCCAGCACCCATCTACAGGGCGGTGTGACACTGCATACACAAATGGGTCTGGGGAATTTGTCTGCGACCGCTTATGGAATACGAAGATCTCTTGAGAACCCGCTCACCTTTGCGTGGAGTGAATTGGAGCGTATCGCGGGTGGTCTGTATGCCCAATTCCAGATGGATATCGGAAGTGCAGTCGGATTCACTACCGGTATAGATCTACGACAATTACAAGATGATCGCGTGCGATTCAACAATGATGCGGGCCGCCGGGGGAATCGTACTCTCCTTGACCAACAGGAAAACGTTGGCAGCCTTGCCGTGTTTGCGGGCCTGAGTACACAACTCTCATCTCGGGTTGGGGTATCCGCTGGAGTACGACTTGATCGACTGCAATTTGAGATGATGGATCATCTACATACAAATGGGGACCAAAGCGGTAGCCGAAACTTCACTGCACTGAGCCCATCACTGGGACTATCTTACCGTACTACCTCCCTAACGTGGTATGCCAACTGGAGTACTGCTTTCGAAACCCCGACGACCACAGAACTCATCAATAGCCCATCTGGCATGGGTGGATTCAATTCAGATCTTAATCCACAACAAACCAGGGGAATGGAAGTCGGCATGCGCGGCCAACTTGATGACTTGAAATTAAAACTGGATTTTGCACTTTTCTCCTTGCGCATAAATGATCGGCTTCTGCCTCAGCAAGGAGAAGATGGACGCACCTGGTACAGTAACGGCGGAAAAAATCGCCATAATGGTGCTGAACTTGCGCTCGAATGGCCTGTAGACTCCCCCCTTCATGCCCAAATAACCTACAGTTACGGATCTTTCATCTTCCTTAATGATCCTGGGGACGGTCTGGAAATTCCAGGAGTGCCTGCCCATCAATTTCATCTATCGCTACACGGTTCGACTTCCAAGGGATGGAGTGGACAGGTTGTTCTTGAATCTGCATCAGAGATGTGGGGGAACAATGCAAATTCCGCCAAATCTGATGGCTTTACAGTCCTGGATGTGTACCTTGCCTACTCGGACTGGGACATAGGGCGAATTACACTGCACCCCTTTGTTCGAATTCAAAACATTCTGGATAGCCAATATGTACGTTCGCTGGTTGTGAATGCCTTTGGGGGACGCTACTTTGAGCCGGCCGAGGGTCGCTCGATTCAAGGAGGTATCGGAATCAGTCTCTGA
- a CDS encoding SAM-dependent chlorinase/fluorinase, which produces MDRHNPIVTLTTDFGTREGYVGAMKGMMLGINPNLMLVDITHEVQVFDVMAAAFVVQQSLQYFHPGTVHLIVVDPGVGSERRAVALRHNDHYFVGPDNGLFALLLETETPDQMVELKVDKDQSLSSTFHGRDLFAPAAARLASGVPLEDLGSPASHLEPLHWALPIDDEEGIRGWVVYVDHFGNCITNISRTLFARRSVGREVTGYVGSGIIRNVHQTYSDVPVGEALMLFGSTDLLEVAVNQGSAATLLHIQRGTPINIVFGSSVA; this is translated from the coding sequence ATGGATCGCCATAATCCCATTGTGACTCTGACGACAGATTTTGGCACTCGCGAAGGTTATGTAGGTGCCATGAAGGGCATGATGCTCGGCATCAACCCGAACTTGATGCTGGTTGATATTACCCATGAAGTTCAAGTCTTTGACGTCATGGCGGCGGCGTTTGTGGTGCAGCAGTCCCTGCAATACTTTCATCCAGGAACTGTCCATCTGATTGTTGTGGACCCCGGCGTTGGATCTGAGCGTCGCGCCGTCGCATTGAGACATAATGACCATTACTTTGTCGGCCCAGACAACGGATTGTTTGCACTCCTTCTGGAAACGGAAACACCCGATCAAATGGTCGAACTGAAGGTAGACAAGGACCAATCGCTCTCTTCTACCTTTCACGGTAGAGATCTCTTTGCACCTGCAGCTGCAAGATTGGCGAGTGGGGTTCCGCTTGAAGACCTGGGATCCCCTGCTTCGCACTTAGAGCCGCTTCACTGGGCATTGCCGATCGATGATGAAGAAGGTATTCGAGGCTGGGTCGTGTATGTTGACCACTTTGGAAACTGTATCACGAATATTTCCCGTACCCTTTTTGCAAGACGTTCAGTGGGAAGAGAGGTAACGGGCTATGTCGGAAGTGGAATCATCCGCAATGTTCATCAGACCTATAGCGATGTGCCTGTGGGGGAGGCCTTGATGTTGTTTGGGAGCACCGATCTACTTGAGGTTGCCGTAAATCAGGGCAGTGCTGCAACCCTCCTTCACATCCAAAGAGGAACCCCCATCAATATCGTGTTCGGTAGCTCCGTGGCCTAG
- the nqrF gene encoding NADH:ubiquinone reductase (Na(+)-transporting) subunit F — MPHHDHDTAVLLHPPKHLDYSLTGENAAAAIERGLAEADWYQSPVSRARLRELLERRDGPAIRDTIIWFVLIALCGWLTIVFWGTVWAVILYLTYAVLFASASDSRWHEAGHGTAFRTDWMNNVLYEIASFMVMRESVIRRWSHTRHHSDTLIVGRDPEILVPRPPDVKAIVLRFTNLSVYLKYFKTITLHALGRLTPAEKTFVPESEFPKIYRNARIYFAIYAGVVGLSISTFSILPLMMVGLVNLFGSWLMVIYGYTQHAGMAENVLDHRLNCRTIYMNWVNRFLYWNMNYHTEHHMYPLVPYYNLPKLHEEVRDDCPPPYTSLLNAYAEIIPTVFRQIQDPAYHIKRSLPAPKARDEEAKLTSAADPDTEGWLEVCSAEDLGKEDVIRFDYSKKTFALYRDDEGNLYATDGVCTHGNTHLADGLVQSKIIECSKHNGRFNLADGSPARAPVCRGLATYPLEERNGRLWLNVSTPGGDGTREHKVYRFRVVSNRNVSTFIKEPTLELIDKTQSIGARPGEYMQLDVPVYDQICFSDFDIPNPYADVWERQHVFDLVVANSEEGRRNNYSLVGDPDRDEVVRLNVRIATPPPGQECPPGVGSSYMFNLKPGDEVTAIGPFGDFHIKPTQKEMVYIGGGAGMGPLRAHLNHLFETEQTRRRVSYWYGARSKQEIYYSDYFERLASEHSNFSFHLALSSPLEEDNWSGHIGFIHEVVFAQYLKDHPSPTSVEYYLCGPPMMIKACNRMLRDLGVDAHQIAYDEF, encoded by the coding sequence ATGCCCCATCACGACCACGATACCGCCGTGTTACTGCACCCGCCTAAGCACCTTGATTACAGTTTAACGGGTGAAAATGCGGCCGCTGCTATAGAGAGAGGCTTGGCCGAAGCCGATTGGTATCAGAGTCCTGTTTCCCGCGCGCGGCTACGCGAACTTCTTGAACGGCGAGATGGGCCAGCCATCCGTGACACAATCATCTGGTTTGTCCTCATCGCTCTGTGTGGCTGGCTAACTATTGTCTTCTGGGGAACAGTCTGGGCAGTGATACTCTATCTGACCTATGCGGTCCTGTTTGCATCCGCTTCCGACTCTCGTTGGCATGAAGCAGGCCACGGAACGGCATTCCGCACCGACTGGATGAACAACGTGCTTTATGAAATCGCCTCATTCATGGTCATGCGCGAATCCGTTATACGGCGCTGGAGTCACACCCGCCACCACAGTGATACACTCATCGTGGGACGTGACCCAGAAATTCTAGTCCCGCGTCCCCCTGATGTCAAGGCAATCGTGTTGAGATTTACCAATCTTTCCGTGTATTTGAAATACTTCAAGACGATTACGCTCCACGCCCTTGGCAGACTGACTCCTGCTGAGAAGACCTTCGTTCCCGAGAGCGAATTTCCGAAGATCTACCGCAACGCACGAATCTACTTTGCCATCTATGCTGGAGTCGTTGGCCTCTCCATCTCCACATTCAGTATTCTGCCTCTAATGATGGTCGGCCTCGTCAATCTGTTTGGCAGCTGGCTCATGGTTATCTATGGCTATACCCAGCATGCTGGTATGGCAGAGAACGTGTTGGACCATCGCCTGAATTGCCGAACGATCTACATGAATTGGGTTAACCGCTTCCTCTACTGGAATATGAATTACCACACGGAGCATCACATGTATCCCCTCGTTCCGTACTACAACCTCCCCAAGCTCCACGAAGAGGTTAGAGATGATTGTCCGCCTCCATACACGAGCTTACTAAACGCTTACGCGGAGATCATTCCCACAGTCTTCAGGCAGATTCAGGATCCCGCATACCATATCAAGCGCAGTCTTCCGGCGCCCAAAGCAAGAGACGAAGAGGCCAAACTTACCTCCGCCGCTGATCCAGACACGGAGGGATGGCTTGAGGTTTGCTCGGCGGAGGACCTGGGTAAGGAAGATGTCATTCGCTTCGACTATTCCAAGAAAACCTTTGCCCTCTACCGAGACGATGAAGGCAATCTCTATGCCACGGATGGTGTCTGTACGCACGGCAATACTCATCTTGCAGATGGTCTCGTCCAGAGCAAGATCATTGAGTGCTCCAAACACAATGGTCGCTTCAATCTGGCTGATGGCTCCCCGGCCCGTGCCCCAGTTTGTCGAGGACTTGCCACGTACCCGCTGGAGGAGCGCAATGGCCGACTTTGGCTCAATGTTTCGACACCTGGTGGTGATGGGACTCGGGAACATAAAGTGTATCGTTTCCGGGTAGTCAGCAACCGGAATGTCTCTACGTTTATTAAGGAGCCTACATTGGAGCTGATTGACAAGACTCAGAGTATCGGCGCCCGTCCGGGCGAGTACATGCAGTTGGATGTTCCTGTATATGATCAGATATGCTTCAGCGATTTTGATATACCCAATCCCTATGCGGATGTATGGGAGCGCCAACATGTCTTTGACTTGGTCGTCGCAAATTCCGAAGAAGGTCGTCGCAACAACTATTCCCTCGTCGGAGACCCTGACCGTGATGAGGTCGTGCGCCTAAATGTGCGCATTGCCACCCCTCCTCCCGGACAGGAATGTCCTCCGGGCGTCGGCTCCAGCTATATGTTCAATCTAAAGCCTGGAGACGAAGTCACTGCCATCGGACCATTCGGGGATTTCCATATCAAACCCACACAAAAGGAGATGGTATACATCGGCGGCGGTGCTGGCATGGGCCCCCTACGTGCACACCTCAATCACCTGTTTGAAACCGAACAGACTAGGCGCCGGGTCAGTTACTGGTATGGCGCGCGCTCGAAACAAGAGATCTACTATTCGGATTACTTCGAGCGACTTGCATCCGAGCATTCAAATTTCAGCTTCCATCTCGCCTTGTCTTCACCGCTCGAAGAAGATAATTGGAGTGGTCATATAGGTTTTATCCATGAGGTGGTTTTTGCGCAATACCTGAAAGACCATCCTTCGCCAACCTCCGTTGAGTACTATCTCTGTGGCCCGCCGATGATGATCAAGGCATGCAACAGAATGCTGAGAGATCTAGGTGTGGACGCTCACCAGATAGCCTACGACGAATTCTAA
- a CDS encoding HAMP domain-containing histidine kinase translates to MFAFIAKRKLKLLLSVFAMCIALASLLYTSNLVRHLKERERTSVTIWAAAIEQVALAATQNPYEADFRVIADKLDPNDPMTQQHRAALAWASRLPPGDHNDFIFDIISDPPDVPAAIVDEVGNPITWQHLGIPEDSELTPEDSLEVMQRIARMDRNFDPIMMDLAPGLIQRVHYGESSIIRDLRIYPYLQLTFVALFIAFGYLGFSYARRSEQSNLWVGMAREAAHQLGTPISSLMGWIEVMRMNPEADHDTLKEVDADVQRLGLVANRFNDIGSVPKLEVQALAPVVDATANYIRRRFPRRGMALTVDVPEELQAPINAELFAWVVENLLKNAMDAIENEKGRIQINSGKEKDRVYIDVSDNGKGIDRGDWSTIFKPGYSTKTRGWGLGLSLAKRIVVDYHGGMLTLTHSVVGQGSTFRILLPQS, encoded by the coding sequence ATGTTTGCCTTTATCGCGAAGCGTAAGCTCAAGCTTTTGCTCAGCGTGTTTGCTATGTGCATTGCACTGGCATCACTCCTGTATACCAGTAACCTCGTTCGGCACTTAAAAGAGCGCGAGCGTACGAGCGTCACGATATGGGCTGCTGCAATTGAACAGGTTGCACTTGCGGCAACACAAAACCCTTATGAAGCCGATTTTCGTGTTATTGCCGACAAGTTGGATCCAAATGATCCGATGACTCAGCAACATCGGGCGGCGTTAGCATGGGCAAGCAGGTTACCTCCGGGGGATCACAATGACTTCATTTTTGATATTATTTCCGACCCTCCTGATGTGCCGGCGGCAATTGTTGATGAGGTGGGGAACCCGATTACGTGGCAGCATCTTGGTATTCCAGAGGACAGTGAGCTAACGCCGGAGGATTCCCTTGAGGTTATGCAGCGCATCGCCCGAATGGATCGAAATTTTGACCCGATTATGATGGATCTTGCCCCGGGATTAATTCAGAGAGTGCATTATGGGGAAAGCTCCATCATTCGGGATTTGCGAATTTACCCCTACTTGCAGCTCACATTTGTGGCATTGTTTATAGCGTTTGGCTATCTCGGCTTTTCGTATGCCCGCAGGAGTGAACAAAGTAACCTATGGGTCGGAATGGCTCGTGAAGCCGCCCATCAGTTGGGAACGCCAATCTCAAGCCTGATGGGCTGGATTGAGGTGATGCGTATGAATCCCGAAGCAGATCACGACACCCTGAAAGAAGTGGATGCAGATGTTCAACGTCTTGGCCTAGTTGCAAATCGGTTCAATGACATTGGCTCGGTACCGAAGCTTGAAGTTCAGGCGCTGGCGCCAGTTGTAGACGCAACAGCGAACTATATTCGTAGGCGATTTCCTCGTCGTGGTATGGCACTTACCGTGGATGTTCCGGAAGAATTACAGGCTCCAATCAATGCGGAATTATTTGCCTGGGTGGTTGAAAATTTGCTCAAGAATGCGATGGATGCCATTGAAAATGAGAAGGGACGAATTCAAATCAATTCGGGTAAGGAGAAAGACCGTGTCTATATTGATGTGAGTGATAATGGCAAGGGAATTGACCGTGGAGACTGGTCAACTATCTTCAAGCCGGGGTACAGTACAAAGACGCGGGGATGGGGCCTAGGACTTAGCTTAGCCAAACGTATTGTTGTGGATTACCACGGTGGTATGCTGACGTTGACGCACTCGGTTGTTGGTCAAGGCTCAACGTTTCGGATTCTGCTTCCGCAGTCGTAA
- a CDS encoding adenylosuccinate synthase — protein sequence MAVTVVVGSQWGDEGKGKVVDLLASQFDIVARYQGGANAGHTIKWGDREHVLHLLPSGVFAPGVHCLIGNGVVIDPKALVSEIQNVQELGYDLKGRLWISGNAHCILPYHQALENIRSADRIGTTKRGIGPAYTDKVARTGIRIAELVDVDVFSKRVRAEVERKNLILRGSYGERGLDAEEIIAEYSDCARTLAEYVTDTAHFLHEALDHGKKILAEGAQGCLLDIDFGTYPYVTSSTPTAGGVCTGLGVPPTAITRTIGISKAYCTRVGHGPFPTELTDTTGAYLQNAGGEFGATTGRPRRCGWLDLVALRYSCRLNGFAELALTKLDVLSGLENVKVCVEYEQGGVTDSRFINDARLLDTVSPQYEVMQGWEEDIRGCRDFNELPGTAKDLINRIQSFTGIPVTMISTGPKRSQTIQMGC from the coding sequence ATGGCAGTAACGGTTGTGGTAGGTAGTCAGTGGGGTGACGAGGGAAAGGGGAAAGTTGTAGACCTGCTCGCATCCCAGTTTGATATCGTTGCACGCTATCAGGGCGGTGCCAATGCCGGACATACGATAAAGTGGGGCGACAGGGAGCATGTTCTCCATCTCCTGCCGAGTGGTGTGTTTGCACCCGGTGTACATTGCCTTATCGGTAATGGGGTAGTCATTGATCCGAAGGCGTTGGTTTCCGAGATTCAGAATGTTCAGGAGTTGGGATATGATTTAAAGGGACGGTTGTGGATTTCTGGAAATGCACACTGTATTTTGCCGTATCACCAAGCGCTAGAAAACATTCGGTCTGCAGATCGAATTGGGACAACGAAACGAGGGATTGGGCCGGCGTATACGGATAAAGTCGCGCGGACAGGGATTCGGATTGCGGAGTTGGTTGATGTAGACGTGTTTTCGAAGCGCGTGCGGGCCGAAGTGGAACGAAAGAATCTGATTCTTCGCGGCAGCTACGGTGAACGAGGCCTGGACGCAGAAGAGATTATTGCAGAATATTCAGATTGCGCACGTACCCTTGCAGAGTACGTTACAGATACTGCTCATTTTCTGCATGAAGCGCTTGATCATGGGAAGAAGATCCTCGCCGAAGGGGCGCAGGGATGTCTTCTGGACATTGATTTTGGTACCTATCCTTACGTAACCTCCAGTACACCAACTGCCGGTGGTGTCTGTACCGGCCTCGGAGTGCCCCCTACTGCTATCACTCGAACCATCGGAATCAGCAAAGCATATTGTACACGGGTAGGTCATGGTCCATTTCCAACCGAATTAACCGATACCACCGGGGCATATCTTCAGAATGCCGGCGGCGAATTTGGTGCGACAACCGGCAGACCACGCAGATGTGGATGGCTGGATTTGGTTGCACTTCGCTACAGCTGTCGGCTTAATGGATTTGCAGAACTGGCCCTCACGAAATTGGATGTTTTGTCTGGCCTGGAAAATGTAAAGGTGTGTGTTGAATACGAGCAGGGGGGCGTGACGGATTCTCGTTTCATCAACGATGCCCGGCTTCTAGATACGGTTAGCCCCCAGTACGAAGTGATGCAGGGTTGGGAGGAGGATATACGTGGGTGTCGTGATTTTAATGAATTGCCGGGTACAGCAAAGGACCTAATTAATCGGATACAATCCTTTACGGGTATACCTGTTACGATGATTTCGACGGGCCCAAAGCGTTCTCAGACGATTCAAATGGGCTGCTGA
- a CDS encoding STAS domain-containing protein, with the protein MSFSVDEVYNAAVITLRGNVMGGPMGAKLQDTLGSLKEQGKLNVVVDLAKVKFMNSSGLGMLISAMTTMRNAGGDVRLANPAAKIRSLLVVTKLITVFEHFDSVQEAAESYQTS; encoded by the coding sequence ATGAGTTTTTCAGTCGATGAAGTTTATAATGCAGCAGTCATCACTCTCAGAGGGAATGTTATGGGAGGCCCAATGGGAGCAAAGCTCCAGGACACGCTCGGTAGCCTGAAAGAACAGGGCAAATTAAATGTGGTTGTGGATTTGGCCAAAGTCAAATTCATGAATTCAAGTGGTCTTGGGATGCTGATCAGTGCCATGACCACGATGCGAAATGCTGGCGGTGACGTACGTCTCGCGAACCCGGCTGCGAAAATCAGATCCCTGCTTGTAGTAACCAAGTTGATTACGGTGTTCGAACACTTTGACTCGGTTCAGGAAGCAGCGGAGAGCTATCAGACTTCCTAA
- the secF gene encoding protein translocase subunit SecF, with translation MRIFENTNYNLVGSRKRGYILSGILILLSIGAILTRGLEVGIDFRGGMEFVVESDEVLEVTQVRAALTSVLETSPEVKTYSDVGAGGQDALLIRTASEGETTEVQLLIIQGISDVFPDSNPRVIKTDIVGPRFAEDLKRGSFYAVLGSLLVIFLYVMLRFEWRFGLGAVAALFHDVLITLGVFSLLQGIMPFSMQIDQAIIAAFLTIVGYSLNDTVVIFDRIREYTNLFKTEPYKTVVNRSVNTTLSRTFVTSGTTLLVVATLFMFGGEVLRGFSFALIIGIIIGTYSSVFVATPVVVELYHRSGLAKKAGRR, from the coding sequence ATGCGCATTTTTGAGAATACGAATTATAATTTAGTTGGAAGCAGGAAAAGGGGCTATATACTCAGTGGCATTCTCATTCTTCTCAGCATTGGAGCAATCCTTACCCGTGGATTGGAGGTTGGGATAGATTTCAGAGGGGGGATGGAGTTTGTCGTTGAAAGTGATGAGGTGCTGGAAGTAACCCAAGTACGTGCTGCCTTAACATCGGTGCTCGAAACTTCCCCTGAGGTCAAAACCTACAGTGATGTGGGAGCGGGCGGACAAGATGCACTTCTGATCCGAACCGCATCTGAAGGAGAGACGACAGAAGTCCAGTTACTGATCATCCAAGGCATTTCAGATGTATTTCCAGATAGCAATCCGAGAGTCATCAAGACCGATATTGTGGGTCCCCGATTTGCTGAAGATTTGAAGCGGGGTTCATTTTATGCAGTGTTGGGGTCGCTTTTGGTAATTTTCCTTTATGTGATGCTTCGCTTTGAGTGGAGATTCGGACTCGGGGCTGTTGCGGCCCTTTTCCATGATGTCTTGATTACACTGGGGGTATTCTCGCTACTCCAGGGGATTATGCCTTTTTCTATGCAGATTGATCAGGCAATCATAGCAGCCTTTCTTACGATTGTAGGTTACTCTTTAAATGATACCGTAGTTATCTTTGATCGTATTCGTGAGTACACGAACCTGTTTAAGACAGAGCCATACAAAACCGTTGTCAATCGATCGGTGAATACGACGCTAAGTCGTACCTTTGTTACTTCAGGAACGACCTTGCTAGTTGTTGCAACGTTGTTTATGTTTGGGGGGGAGGTTTTGCGTGGTTTTTCATTTGCACTTATCATAGGTATCATTATCGGGACATATTCGTCCGTTTTCGTAGCCACTCCTGTAGTGGTTGAATTGTATCATCGGTCTGGTTTGGCCAAGAAAGCCGGCCGCCGCTAA
- the secD gene encoding protein translocase subunit SecD, producing the protein MQGNGFKVGAVVFFLALSAWYLFPSFQGLSLNNRLEGMALEERVEYERDNYSRIESIKEKSLNLGLDLQGGMHVTMEVGLRELLVQLAGERRDDMFDQVLVAADVRTEAEGISLIDAFVEEFESRDPDASLSRYFRSEEITRRSSNAEVTDYLNTQALEAIERAMQVIRNRVDRYGVTEPSIQTQGSRRIVVELPGIDDPERVRRLLKGTARLEFRLMADPGELNSSLQRIISYYEVDVAAEADSVETPAEEDTSEEADTSFDVSQLLAETEGLDDVGNPLLDVLIPAGQGSVVFGEVSVQDTAIFNSLMADPEVQAMLPRDIELLYDANPSGTGGAEYYPVLAVNVNAELTGDVITDARADFDQTTNQPLVDMEMNSEGARVWSRITGANVGKNVAIVLDRVVYSYPTVIGQISGGRSQITGLASQEESDDIVTVLKSGALPAPVEIVEERTVGPSLGIVARRSGFTSLLFGLSIVALFMIIYYRGGGMVADLALIINIIFILGILAGFNATLTLPGIAGIVLTIGMAVDANVLIFERVREEQSTGKTLKASIDGGYGKALSAIVDANITTFFVGIILYSFGVGPIQGFAVTLMAGILASLFSAIVFTRIIFDYVVIGRRGVVGFG; encoded by the coding sequence ATGCAAGGTAACGGATTCAAGGTAGGTGCAGTTGTTTTCTTTCTAGCACTTTCGGCCTGGTACTTATTCCCATCATTCCAGGGACTTTCCCTGAACAACCGATTGGAGGGGATGGCTCTGGAAGAGAGAGTTGAGTATGAGCGCGATAATTATTCCAGGATTGAGTCAATCAAGGAAAAATCTCTCAATCTCGGGTTAGATCTCCAGGGAGGGATGCATGTCACCATGGAAGTTGGACTCAGGGAATTACTCGTTCAGTTGGCGGGAGAGCGCAGGGATGACATGTTTGATCAGGTTCTTGTGGCAGCAGATGTGCGCACCGAAGCAGAAGGCATCTCGCTGATTGATGCGTTTGTGGAGGAGTTTGAAAGTCGTGATCCCGACGCGAGCCTATCGCGCTACTTTCGTAGTGAAGAGATCACCCGACGTTCCAGTAATGCAGAAGTGACCGATTATTTGAATACGCAGGCATTGGAGGCGATCGAGCGTGCCATGCAGGTCATTCGTAACCGTGTCGACCGGTATGGAGTCACAGAACCCTCTATTCAGACGCAGGGCAGCCGAAGGATTGTGGTTGAATTGCCAGGCATAGATGATCCTGAGCGTGTGCGCCGCCTGCTCAAGGGGACGGCAAGGTTGGAATTTCGGCTTATGGCGGATCCGGGTGAGTTGAATTCGTCCTTGCAACGGATCATCAGTTACTATGAAGTAGATGTAGCAGCTGAGGCAGATTCCGTAGAAACTCCTGCAGAAGAGGACACCTCCGAGGAAGCAGATACGTCCTTTGATGTCAGTCAGTTACTCGCGGAAACGGAAGGCTTGGACGATGTGGGGAATCCGCTTTTGGATGTTCTGATTCCAGCTGGTCAAGGTTCTGTAGTCTTCGGTGAAGTATCGGTGCAGGATACCGCTATCTTCAATTCGTTGATGGCAGATCCAGAAGTACAGGCAATGCTTCCACGCGATATCGAGCTGCTTTATGATGCAAACCCCAGTGGCACAGGAGGGGCAGAGTATTATCCGGTATTGGCAGTCAATGTAAATGCCGAATTGACGGGAGATGTAATTACAGACGCTAGAGCCGATTTTGACCAGACCACAAACCAACCGCTCGTTGATATGGAAATGAACTCCGAAGGAGCTCGAGTATGGTCTCGTATTACCGGTGCCAATGTAGGTAAGAACGTAGCTATCGTTCTTGACCGTGTCGTGTACTCGTACCCAACGGTCATTGGCCAGATCAGTGGCGGACGATCCCAAATTACAGGGTTGGCTTCACAGGAGGAATCCGATGATATAGTCACAGTACTCAAGAGTGGAGCACTTCCCGCACCTGTGGAGATTGTTGAAGAGCGGACGGTGGGCCCAAGCTTGGGCATTGTCGCTCGAAGATCTGGCTTCACGTCGCTTCTGTTTGGTCTCTCTATCGTGGCCCTGTTTATGATTATCTATTATCGGGGAGGGGGGATGGTTGCTGACCTCGCATTGATTATCAACATCATCTTTATCCTGGGCATTCTAGCGGGATTCAACGCGACGTTAACCTTACCTGGTATTGCGGGGATCGTTCTTACGATTGGTATGGCAGTTGATGCAAATGTGTTGATCTTTGAGCGTGTACGTGAAGAGCAATCTACCGGGAAAACACTGAAAGCGTCCATTGACGGTGGTTATGGCAAAGCGCTCAGCGCGATTGTGGATGCCAATATTACGACCTTTTTCGTAGGCATCATTCTCTATTCATTCGGGGTTGGTCCGATTCAGGGTTTTGCGGTGACTCTGATGGCAGGCATTTTGGCGTCGCTCTTTAGTGCGATTGTGTTTACCCGCATCATCTTTGATTACGTAGTGATTGGCCGCCGTGGAGTTGTTGGCTTCGGCTGA